In the Perca flavescens isolate YP-PL-M2 chromosome 20, PFLA_1.0, whole genome shotgun sequence genome, one interval contains:
- the si:ch211-15d5.11 gene encoding nuclear receptor coactivator 7 isoform X2 yields the protein MAQSVKRPETMGAMDHESQRDKTRTSYFGNVKTRLGSKLPPGVSQPPQFAKQLWETQPQARVMQEPAASSQRQHQPTVGRPLNHTPHIRNPKLRQYYLQGTSCELNNTAVKQEPMSGPSDDNTSSRGLPGDTVFSVSSQFNSNGKSSAEEGKMGHGPSISSSNLPSSSATLIPRELVVPKGKNTSTGQGSSRPEPDFDPKLKREAEADPDSLETLTAQPQPPSPEAEYDKLLDVETVPMPDGQLCLLALPPECCQGEGPEAMRYLKLFCRNITDRKGVVSGILLVTSNKIFFDPCKTHALVKEHGCEEYLLSCSVDNLASVSFFSDISHVHFNTSQQRRKGKTFFQKLKTAKSRAGGFPIQKEESIPTPLPPSDLSSLALSLTTEVSGEEEEESRDMAEAEGELDSSPLEVLSEASGGGLGVAVLSSAATFCCGGQEVPGKVKTELLHTDEKGKSSVKNQTAVPRRSSAGSPGSLMFVRLRVQPSAGKKKSAGGLQLGSAKTLPRRDAWLALSQESSDELYAYLSHSRPDLCILDGGEEEGEADHHEEEFVLISDKEEEEEDEEVFQRHRSTGDDWEMVLMEESGLKPTQVTDSYPDGLDNIVEISQILEASHVSELCNELPPRTIARSWQLAYSTSRHGASLKSLYRKLSATDSPVLIVIKDELDETFGAFLSHPLRLSETFYGTGETFLFMLHPRFKCFRWTGENSFFIKGDLDSFAIGGGSGHFGLWVDENLYLGRSSPCYTFNNCCLSETDDFRVMELEVWTFS from the exons ATGGCTCAGTCCGTGAAGAGGCCAGAGACTATGGGAGCCATGGACCACGAGTCCCAGAGGGACAAGACCAGGACCAGCTACTTTGGCAACGTCAAGACCAG GCTGGGTTCCAAGCTTCCTCCTGGCGTCTCTCAGCCTCCACAGTTCGCTAAGCAGCTCTGGGAGACTCAACCTCAAGCCCGAGTAATGCAGGAGCCCGCAGCCAGCAGCCAGCGTCAGCACCAACCCACAGTGGGCCGGCCTCTTAACCACACCCCCCACATCAGAAACCCCAAACTGCGGCAGTACTACCTGCAAG GGACTTCATGCGAACTTAACAATACTGCAGTGAAGCAAGAGCCCATGAGTGGACCGTCAGATGACAACACAAGCAGCAGG GGTCTCCCTGGGGACACTGTGTTCAGCGTCTCATCTCAGTTTAACAGTAACGGCAAATCCTCAGCAGAAGAGGGCAAAATGGGTCATGGTCCCTCCATTTCCTCTTCAAATTTACCCTCCTCGTCTGCTACCCTCATCCCGAGAGAG CTGGTCGTCCCGAAGGGAAAAAACACTTCCACCGGTCAAGGATCCTCTCGACCAGAACCAGACTTTGATCCTAAACTGAAGCGAGAGGCAGAGGCTGATCCAGACTCTTTGGAAACACTCACTGCTCAACCTCAGCCCCCCTCACCAGAGGCAGAATATGACAAACTACTG GATGTGGAGACGGTGCCGATGCCTGATGGACAGCTCTGCTTATTGGCTCTGCCACCGGAGTGCTGTCAGGGGGAGGGACCAGAGGCCATGCGGTACCTCAAACTGTTCTGCCGCAACATCACAGACCGTAAG GGTGTGGTTTCAGGTATCCTGTTGGTGACGTCAAATAAGATATTCTTTGACCCGTGTAAGACACATGCTCTGGTGAAGGAACATGGCTGTGAGGAATACCTGCTGTCGTGCTCTGTTGATAATCTGGCATCTGTCTCCTTCTTCTCTGACATCTCACATGTTCACTTCAACACGTCCCAGCAGAG gAGAAAAGGAAAGACATTTTTCCAGAAGTTGAAAACAGCCAAAAGCCGAGCAGGCGGCTTCCCAATCCAAAAGGAGGAGTCGATCCCAACTCCGCTGCCTCCATCAGATTTGTCCAGTCTGGCTCTGAGCCTGACCACAGAGGTTtctggggaggaggaggaagagagcagAGACATGGCGGAGGCTGAGGGGGAGCTTGATAGCAGCCCTCTGGAGGTGCTGTCAGAGGCGTCTGGAGGTGGCCTGGGAGTGGCTGTCCTGAGCAGTGCTGCCACCTTCTGCTGTGGAGGTCAAGAGGTGCCCGGTAAAGTGAAGACGGAGCTGCTGCACACTGATGAAAAAGGGAAGTCCTCTGTGAAGAATCAGACTGCAG TGCCTCGGAGGTCATCAGCAGGAAGTCCTGGGAGTCTGATGTTTGTGCGACTGCGGGTTCAGCCATCTgcaggaaagaaaaagagtgCAGGAGGTCTTCAGCTGGGGTCGGCCAAAACTTTACCAAGAAGGGATGCCTGGCTTGCCCTTTCACAAGAGAG CTCGGACGAGCTGTATGCCTACCTTTCACACAGTCGACCAGACTTATGTATACTTGacggaggggaggaggagggggaggcggACCATCACGAAGAGGAGTTTGTACTCATCTCggacaaagaggaagaagaggaggacgaggaggtgTTCCAGAGGCACCGCAGCACAGGGGACGACTGGGAG ATGGTGTTGATGGAGGAGAGTGGGCTCAAGCCAACCCAGGTGACCGACAGCTACCCTGACGGACTCGATAATATCGTGGAGATCAGCCAGATTTTAGAAGCTTCACATGTCAGTGAG CTATGTAATGAGCTTCCTCCGAGGACAATTGCCCGCAGCTGGCAGCTGGCTTACAGTACATCCCGTCACGGCGCTAGCCTAAAGTCCCTCTACAGAAAACTCAGTGCCACAGACTCCCCTGTCCTCATTGTAATCAAGGATGAGCTTGATGAG acATTCGGGGCCTTCCTCTCTCACCCTCTGAGGCTCAGTGAGACGTTCTACGGCACAGGAGAAACATTCCTCTTCATGTTGCATCCTCGTTTCAAG TGCTTCAGATGGACTGGAGAGAACTCCTTCTTTATAAAAGGAGATTTGGACTCCTTTGCTATTGGTGGAGGCAG TGGTCACTTTGGTCTGTGGGTGGATGAGAATCTGTACCTGGGTCGCAGCAGCCCCTGCTACACTTTCAACAACTGTTGCCTCTCAGAAACCGATGACTTCCGAGTCATGGAGCTGGAGGTGTGGACATTCAGCTGA
- the si:ch211-15d5.11 gene encoding nuclear receptor coactivator 7 isoform X1: MAQSVKRPETMGAMDHESQRDKTRTSYFGNVKTRLGSKLPPGVSQPPQFAKQLWETQPQARVMQEPAASSQRQHQPTVGRPLNHTPHIRNPKLRQYYLQGTSCELNNTAVKQEPMSGPSDDNTSSRGLPGDTVFSVSSQFNSNGKSSAEEGKMGHGPSISSSNLPSSSATLIPREQLVVPKGKNTSTGQGSSRPEPDFDPKLKREAEADPDSLETLTAQPQPPSPEAEYDKLLDVETVPMPDGQLCLLALPPECCQGEGPEAMRYLKLFCRNITDRKGVVSGILLVTSNKIFFDPCKTHALVKEHGCEEYLLSCSVDNLASVSFFSDISHVHFNTSQQRRKGKTFFQKLKTAKSRAGGFPIQKEESIPTPLPPSDLSSLALSLTTEVSGEEEEESRDMAEAEGELDSSPLEVLSEASGGGLGVAVLSSAATFCCGGQEVPGKVKTELLHTDEKGKSSVKNQTAVPRRSSAGSPGSLMFVRLRVQPSAGKKKSAGGLQLGSAKTLPRRDAWLALSQESSDELYAYLSHSRPDLCILDGGEEEGEADHHEEEFVLISDKEEEEEDEEVFQRHRSTGDDWEMVLMEESGLKPTQVTDSYPDGLDNIVEISQILEASHVSELCNELPPRTIARSWQLAYSTSRHGASLKSLYRKLSATDSPVLIVIKDELDETFGAFLSHPLRLSETFYGTGETFLFMLHPRFKCFRWTGENSFFIKGDLDSFAIGGGSGHFGLWVDENLYLGRSSPCYTFNNCCLSETDDFRVMELEVWTFS; encoded by the exons ATGGCTCAGTCCGTGAAGAGGCCAGAGACTATGGGAGCCATGGACCACGAGTCCCAGAGGGACAAGACCAGGACCAGCTACTTTGGCAACGTCAAGACCAG GCTGGGTTCCAAGCTTCCTCCTGGCGTCTCTCAGCCTCCACAGTTCGCTAAGCAGCTCTGGGAGACTCAACCTCAAGCCCGAGTAATGCAGGAGCCCGCAGCCAGCAGCCAGCGTCAGCACCAACCCACAGTGGGCCGGCCTCTTAACCACACCCCCCACATCAGAAACCCCAAACTGCGGCAGTACTACCTGCAAG GGACTTCATGCGAACTTAACAATACTGCAGTGAAGCAAGAGCCCATGAGTGGACCGTCAGATGACAACACAAGCAGCAGG GGTCTCCCTGGGGACACTGTGTTCAGCGTCTCATCTCAGTTTAACAGTAACGGCAAATCCTCAGCAGAAGAGGGCAAAATGGGTCATGGTCCCTCCATTTCCTCTTCAAATTTACCCTCCTCGTCTGCTACCCTCATCCCGAGAGAG CAGCTGGTCGTCCCGAAGGGAAAAAACACTTCCACCGGTCAAGGATCCTCTCGACCAGAACCAGACTTTGATCCTAAACTGAAGCGAGAGGCAGAGGCTGATCCAGACTCTTTGGAAACACTCACTGCTCAACCTCAGCCCCCCTCACCAGAGGCAGAATATGACAAACTACTG GATGTGGAGACGGTGCCGATGCCTGATGGACAGCTCTGCTTATTGGCTCTGCCACCGGAGTGCTGTCAGGGGGAGGGACCAGAGGCCATGCGGTACCTCAAACTGTTCTGCCGCAACATCACAGACCGTAAG GGTGTGGTTTCAGGTATCCTGTTGGTGACGTCAAATAAGATATTCTTTGACCCGTGTAAGACACATGCTCTGGTGAAGGAACATGGCTGTGAGGAATACCTGCTGTCGTGCTCTGTTGATAATCTGGCATCTGTCTCCTTCTTCTCTGACATCTCACATGTTCACTTCAACACGTCCCAGCAGAG gAGAAAAGGAAAGACATTTTTCCAGAAGTTGAAAACAGCCAAAAGCCGAGCAGGCGGCTTCCCAATCCAAAAGGAGGAGTCGATCCCAACTCCGCTGCCTCCATCAGATTTGTCCAGTCTGGCTCTGAGCCTGACCACAGAGGTTtctggggaggaggaggaagagagcagAGACATGGCGGAGGCTGAGGGGGAGCTTGATAGCAGCCCTCTGGAGGTGCTGTCAGAGGCGTCTGGAGGTGGCCTGGGAGTGGCTGTCCTGAGCAGTGCTGCCACCTTCTGCTGTGGAGGTCAAGAGGTGCCCGGTAAAGTGAAGACGGAGCTGCTGCACACTGATGAAAAAGGGAAGTCCTCTGTGAAGAATCAGACTGCAG TGCCTCGGAGGTCATCAGCAGGAAGTCCTGGGAGTCTGATGTTTGTGCGACTGCGGGTTCAGCCATCTgcaggaaagaaaaagagtgCAGGAGGTCTTCAGCTGGGGTCGGCCAAAACTTTACCAAGAAGGGATGCCTGGCTTGCCCTTTCACAAGAGAG CTCGGACGAGCTGTATGCCTACCTTTCACACAGTCGACCAGACTTATGTATACTTGacggaggggaggaggagggggaggcggACCATCACGAAGAGGAGTTTGTACTCATCTCggacaaagaggaagaagaggaggacgaggaggtgTTCCAGAGGCACCGCAGCACAGGGGACGACTGGGAG ATGGTGTTGATGGAGGAGAGTGGGCTCAAGCCAACCCAGGTGACCGACAGCTACCCTGACGGACTCGATAATATCGTGGAGATCAGCCAGATTTTAGAAGCTTCACATGTCAGTGAG CTATGTAATGAGCTTCCTCCGAGGACAATTGCCCGCAGCTGGCAGCTGGCTTACAGTACATCCCGTCACGGCGCTAGCCTAAAGTCCCTCTACAGAAAACTCAGTGCCACAGACTCCCCTGTCCTCATTGTAATCAAGGATGAGCTTGATGAG acATTCGGGGCCTTCCTCTCTCACCCTCTGAGGCTCAGTGAGACGTTCTACGGCACAGGAGAAACATTCCTCTTCATGTTGCATCCTCGTTTCAAG TGCTTCAGATGGACTGGAGAGAACTCCTTCTTTATAAAAGGAGATTTGGACTCCTTTGCTATTGGTGGAGGCAG TGGTCACTTTGGTCTGTGGGTGGATGAGAATCTGTACCTGGGTCGCAGCAGCCCCTGCTACACTTTCAACAACTGTTGCCTCTCAGAAACCGATGACTTCCGAGTCATGGAGCTGGAGGTGTGGACATTCAGCTGA
- the znf593 gene encoding zinc finger protein 593, with amino-acid sequence MGKSKQVGNHKSDKKKHISKTWKTKRRTKDLDQIHSDMKPDTATKLLNQEVDYDVTGCAQHYCLHCARYFTDMRSLKEHFKTKGHKKRLKLLREEPYTQAEAERAAGMGSYIAPKKVEVKTQNVEEDMD; translated from the exons ATGGGAAAATCCAAACAAGTAGGAAACCACAAAAGTGACAAGAAGAAGCACATTTCAAAGACATGGAAGACAAAGCGCCGGACTAAAGACCTTGACCAGATCCACTCCGACATGAAGCCTGACACAGCAACCAAGCTGCTAAACCAGGAGGTTGACTACGATGTGACAGGATGTGCACAACACTACTGCTTACACTGCGC GAGATATTTCACAGATATGAGATCCTTAAAAGAGCACTTCAAAACTAAAGGGCACAAGAAACG GTTGAAACTGCTCAGAGAGGAACCCTACACACAAGCAGAGGCCGAAAGAGCAGCAGGTATGGGCTCATACATCGCTCCAAAAAAAGTGGAAGTGAAGACACAGAACGTGGAAGAGGACATGGACTGA
- the selenon gene encoding selenoprotein N — protein sequence MAADVDKKEDDSKHSQQNGHQSPSYGSWICRGIWTLLIVGAVPLLAFWIKYYQDAQLLKRHEESVRTLGAEGLFLFSSLDTDHDLYLSPAEFKPIAEKLTGITPPVDFEEEVTHDPNGETLTLEAKMQPLLLDSMTKSKDGFLGVSHSSLSGLRSWKSPAVPSSSFSASQFRAFLPPKNKVAVGDTWWVIPSELNIFTGYLPNNRYHPPSPKGKEVLIHSLLSMFHPRPFIKSRFAPQGAVACIRASNDFYFDIVFRIHAEFQLNDVPDFPFWFTPGKFTGNIVLSKDASHVRHFHLYVPNDRSLNVDMEWLYGASESSNMEVDIGYLPQLELQSTGPSTPSIIMDEEGNIIDSRDGGGEPIQFVFEDIHWTSEISRQEATRRLEVTFYPFQKVSYLPFSEAFDRAAAENKLVHSILLWGALDDQSCUGSGRTLRETVLESSPVLALLNQSFISSWSLVKELENMQADKQNPVLSEKAQLHLEKYNFPVEMMVALPNGTIVHHINANFFLDQTAMKPEEEGATFSFSGGFEDPSTSTYISFLKEGLEKAKEYLAQ from the exons ATGGCCGCAGACGTGGATAAAAAAGAGGATGATAGCAAACATTCGCAGCAGAATGGGCACCAGAGTCCGAGCTATGGATCCTGGATCTGCAGAGGGATCTGGACTCTGCTTATAGTCGGTGCTGTCCCTCTTCTCGCCTTTTGGATCAAGTATTACCAAGATGCCCAGCTCCTCAAGCGTCAT GAAGAGAGTGTTCGAACTCTGGGTGCCGAGGGgctttttctcttctcctccttaGATACCGACCATGACCTTTATCTCAGTCCGGCGGAGTTCAAACCTATTGCTGAGAAACTCACAG GAATAACACCCCCAGTGGATTTCGAGGAGGAAGTGACCCATGACCCCAACGGGGAGACTTTGACGTTGGAGGCCAAAATGCAGCCTCTGCTGCTCGACTCCATGACAAAAAGCAAGGATGGTTTCCTCGGG GTGTCTCACAGCTCTCTGAGTGGGCTGCGCTCATGGAAGAGCCCAGCAGTGCCTTCTTCTTCCTTCTCTGCCAGCCAATTCAGGGCCTTCTTGCCCCCGAAGAACAAGGTAGCAGTGGGAGACACGTGGTGGGTGATTCCTAGCGAGCTCAACATCTTCACTGGGTACCTGCCAAACAATCGTTACCACCCACCCTCACCAAAGGGCAAAGAG GTTCTCATCCACTCCTTGTTGAGTATGTTCCACCCGCGGCCCTTCATCAAATCACGCTTTGCTCCTCAGGGCGCAGTCGCCTGCATTCGTGCCAGCAacgacttttattttgacattgtgTTCAG GATTCACGCAGAATTCCAGCTCAATGATGTTCCAGACTTTCCCTTCTGGTTCACCCCGGGGAAGTTCACCGGCAACATTGTTCTCTCTAAAGATGCATCTCATGTCCGCCACTTTCACCTCTACGTCCCCAATGACCG GTCTCTGAATGTGGACATGGAGTGGCTGTACGGGGCCAGTGAGAGCAGCAACATGGAGGTGGACATCGGATACCTGCCACAG TTAGAGCTGCAGTCCACGGGCCCGTCCACTCCCTCCATCATCATGGATGAGGAGGGCAACATCATCGACAGTCGAGATGGCGGCGGCGAGCCGATCCAGTTTGTCTTTGAGGACATCCACTGGACCTCAGAGATTAGTCGGCAAGAAGCCACCCGACGCCTGGAGGTCACTTTCTACCCCTTTCAGAAG GTGTCCTACCTGCCTTTCTCAGAAGCCTTTGACCGAGCTGCAGCAGAGAATAAACTGGTGCATTCCATTCTGCTTTGGGGAGCATTAGACGACCAGTCCTGCTGAG GTTCGGGGCGAACTCTTCGGGAGACAGTCCTGGAAAGTTCGCCCGTCCTGGCCCTGCTCAACCAGAGCTTCATAAGCAGCTGGTCTCTGGTCAAAGAGCTGGAGAACATGCAG GCTGATAAGCAGAACCCTGTGTTGAGTGAAAAGGCCCAATTACACCTGGAGAAGTACAACTTCCCTGTGGAGATGATGGTGGCGCTGCCCAATGGAACTATT GTCCACCACATCAATGCCAACTTCTTCCTGGACCAGACGGCCATGAAACCAGAGGAGGAAGGAGCAACTTTCAGCTTCTCTGGTGGGTTTGAGGACCCTTCCACTTCCACTTATATCAGCTTCCTCAAGGAGGGGTTGGAGAAAGCCAAGGAGTACCTAGCACAGTAA